A single window of Priestia filamentosa DNA harbors:
- a CDS encoding helix-turn-helix domain-containing protein, producing MAIIINIDVMLAKRKMSVTELSERVGITMANLSILKNGKAKAVRLSTLEAICKALDCQPGDLLEYRADENTEG from the coding sequence ATGGCGATTATAATCAATATTGATGTAATGTTAGCGAAAAGAAAAATGAGTGTAACAGAACTTTCAGAACGGGTTGGCATCACAATGGCTAACCTTTCTATCTTGAAAAATGGAAAAGCAAAAGCGGTTCGATTATCCACTTTAGAGGCAATTTGTAAGGCTTTAGATTGTCAGCCTGGAGACCTTTTGGAATACAGAGCTGACGAAAACACGGAGGGATAA
- a CDS encoding DUF2975 domain-containing protein, which translates to MKRGSTIFLKIAVFLIGTPALALCIFGLYYLANHPANPEYAHILYPIVIIMYVSAIPFFVALYQAFRLLSYIDKNKAFSQISVRALQKIKYCAIIISSLYVIMLPFVFFVAELDDAPGLILIGMVPIFASLVIAFFAAVLQKLLQEAIDIKSENDLTV; encoded by the coding sequence ATGAAACGAGGTTCAACCATCTTTTTAAAAATAGCTGTTTTTCTGATTGGAACTCCAGCTCTTGCCCTATGTATATTTGGCTTATATTACTTAGCGAATCATCCAGCAAATCCAGAGTATGCCCATATACTCTATCCCATTGTCATTATTATGTATGTGTCAGCGATTCCGTTTTTCGTTGCGTTGTATCAGGCGTTCCGACTTTTGAGCTACATTGACAAAAACAAAGCGTTCTCCCAAATCTCTGTAAGAGCTTTACAAAAAATAAAATACTGTGCAATTATAATTAGTAGCTTGTATGTGATCATGCTGCCATTCGTCTTTTTCGTAGCAGAGCTAGACGATGCCCCAGGTCTCATCCTAATTGGAATGGTCCCTATCTTTGCTTCACTAGTTATCGCATTCTTTGCGGCTGTTCTTCAAAAGCTTTTACAAGAAGCCATCGATATAAAATCAGAAAATGACTTAACGGTCTGA
- a CDS encoding HNH endonuclease, with the protein MTKNGGYTIEVDPDKLDELASGIGTAEMKCSFALSKLKWGMGSIAADIAGVGGGNINHLQEKFEGSIKKYKDLLDDSQAFVKKTAADVRQLDQSWQAKLGRTVGEFSGWYDLQRTFGEYDPQTGEKITGGQRAEAGVMTILNFSPGKAIGVAAKGGKMAKTAKIGQEASALGKIKSGRKAVNPAVFKDFFSGAWNSMKGRFRSAKEYIVKGKEAVKRVRENIGKVEVPVGVRVADTGVGMRTIVPEKRSIKDLTSQFAVKVKSNATKKVDPKYDNLPKIDHRGYPYTELDEVIAKGYNAEGKVAERWVVPKGYESVEHFLKHVDDKTIKEYGYDSVEEFKTVTGLIDKHLNASSRHSIINKSLAGSTHEKGVDYDVLGLPIFKGDAVKFTTNLREDLFIARDPDQFGSCTNALKEAIDKGEISKDLFTEKQLAQINRGKAKIQDLTWHHHQVPGKMQLVVTNIHQANHLGGNKLWGEGIR; encoded by the coding sequence ATGACAAAAAATGGTGGATATACAATTGAAGTTGATCCAGACAAGCTTGATGAATTAGCAAGCGGAATTGGTACAGCGGAAATGAAATGTAGCTTTGCCCTAAGTAAATTAAAGTGGGGCATGGGAAGCATAGCCGCTGATATTGCCGGTGTTGGCGGCGGTAATATTAATCACCTTCAAGAGAAGTTTGAAGGCTCTATTAAAAAATATAAAGACCTACTAGATGATTCGCAAGCATTTGTGAAGAAAACAGCGGCAGACGTGAGACAGCTTGATCAATCATGGCAAGCCAAACTAGGACGGACAGTTGGAGAATTCTCAGGTTGGTACGATCTTCAGCGCACGTTCGGCGAGTATGACCCACAAACAGGTGAAAAAATTACAGGAGGTCAGCGTGCTGAAGCGGGAGTTATGACGATCCTCAACTTCTCGCCAGGAAAAGCCATTGGCGTTGCTGCTAAAGGTGGAAAGATGGCCAAAACGGCAAAGATTGGACAGGAAGCTTCAGCCCTTGGTAAAATAAAAAGTGGTAGAAAAGCCGTTAACCCTGCTGTTTTTAAAGACTTCTTTTCTGGCGCATGGAATAGTATGAAGGGTCGGTTTAGGTCGGCTAAGGAGTACATAGTTAAGGGGAAAGAAGCGGTTAAGCGAGTTCGAGAGAATATCGGTAAGGTAGAGGTTCCTGTAGGTGTGCGTGTTGCGGATACGGGCGTAGGGATGAGAACTATAGTGCCGGAGAAAAGATCTATTAAAGATCTTACATCCCAATTTGCCGTTAAGGTTAAAAGTAATGCAACAAAAAAAGTTGATCCAAAGTATGATAATCTACCAAAAATCGATCATCGTGGTTACCCTTATACTGAACTTGATGAAGTTATTGCAAAGGGATATAATGCTGAAGGAAAAGTTGCGGAACGCTGGGTAGTACCTAAGGGATATGAAAGTGTTGAACATTTTCTTAAGCATGTTGATGATAAAACTATTAAAGAATACGGGTATGATAGTGTAGAAGAATTTAAAACCGTAACAGGTTTGATTGACAAGCATTTAAATGCTTCTTCAAGGCATAGTATTATAAATAAGTCACTGGCAGGAAGTACACATGAAAAAGGTGTAGATTATGATGTTTTAGGTCTCCCAATATTTAAAGGGGATGCTGTAAAATTTACTACTAATTTGCGGGAGGACTTATTTATAGCTAGGGACCCTGATCAATTTGGAAGTTGTACCAATGCTCTAAAGGAGGCAATTGATAAAGGGGAAATTTCAAAAGACTTGTTTACAGAGAAGCAACTTGCTCAAATTAATCGTGGAAAGGCAAAAATCCAAGATCTCACGTGGCATCATCATCAAGTACCTGGAAAAATGCAGCTAGTTGTAACCAATATACATCAGGCTAATCATTTAGGTGGAAATAAATTATGGGGAGAGGGAATTAGATGA
- a CDS encoding SMI1/KNR4 family protein, producing MRKLNWEFADEPVSEEFVRNIGKELGYEFPEDYIKCAAKYNGANVEPEVFDVEGKERVFGALLTYDKSIGEYIVNIYNDYKSTLPKGLVPIVLDPAGNLVCFDYNDSYNSPIVVFWEHENAGEKEIIMKEEGLTVDEVEKVARENVFYVADTFTDFLNKLHD from the coding sequence ATGAGAAAATTAAATTGGGAATTTGCGGATGAACCTGTTAGTGAAGAGTTTGTTAGGAACATTGGAAAAGAGTTGGGATATGAGTTTCCAGAAGATTATATTAAGTGTGCAGCTAAATATAATGGAGCGAATGTAGAGCCGGAAGTATTCGATGTAGAGGGTAAAGAAAGAGTATTCGGAGCACTACTAACTTATGATAAATCCATTGGTGAATACATTGTGAATATTTACAATGACTATAAATCTACCTTACCTAAGGGATTGGTTCCTATCGTATTGGATCCAGCTGGTAACTTAGTTTGTTTTGATTATAATGATAGTTATAATAGTCCTATTGTAGTTTTTTGGGAACATGAAAATGCAGGTGAAAAGGAAATAATTATGAAAGAAGAGGGATTAACGGTAGACGAAGTAGAAAAAGTAGCTAGAGAAAATGTGTTTTATGTAGCAGATACATTTACAGATTTCCTTAATAAATTACATGATTAA
- a CDS encoding suppressor of fused domain protein, producing the protein MDNKQVAKEIRSAIKKGDAEKVVELINSDTELLNMMTPFGTWLHVAASRGQLDIAKKLVELGSDINMVGGVYNGGALNVAASAGHIDIVEYLLSCGAHMDVSEPEKNPLFGAISNGHVDTARLLIESGIDTEVKYNGEFMKDMDALAFAKEQGQKEIVKLLEGQKDHSVNMPEIKGNYHDIILDHITKYFGPVKTTISEIVPGSRISVNVHVIPPSVDKGFLTLVTTGMSDEPMDYSKEENVFKYAELLLKLPPDWKIDKDYIGNQEYYWPLSWLKKVAHIPHVYEGWLEEEVILPNGEPPQPFASNTKLSCIMICRPSESGLDSVHTAQGKVHVYTLVPIYEEERDLALEKGHEYLLKKMHEKGISDVLDINRVNVGRE; encoded by the coding sequence ATGGATAATAAACAGGTTGCAAAGGAAATTCGTTCAGCTATAAAAAAAGGTGACGCTGAAAAAGTAGTCGAATTAATCAACTCTGATACGGAACTTTTAAATATGATGACTCCTTTTGGGACATGGCTTCACGTAGCGGCTTCTAGAGGACAGTTAGACATAGCTAAAAAACTAGTAGAACTAGGTTCAGATATTAATATGGTAGGGGGAGTTTATAATGGCGGTGCGTTAAATGTGGCTGCTTCTGCAGGTCACATTGATATAGTAGAGTATTTATTATCTTGTGGAGCTCATATGGACGTCAGTGAACCAGAGAAAAATCCGCTATTTGGTGCTATAAGTAATGGACATGTTGATACCGCAAGACTATTAATTGAGAGTGGCATAGATACAGAGGTTAAATATAATGGTGAATTCATGAAAGATATGGATGCATTAGCTTTCGCAAAAGAACAAGGTCAAAAAGAAATTGTAAAGTTATTAGAAGGCCAAAAAGATCATTCTGTTAATATGCCTGAAATAAAGGGTAATTATCACGATATAATTTTAGATCATATAACTAAATACTTTGGACCTGTTAAAACTACTATAAGTGAAATTGTTCCTGGTAGTAGAATATCGGTAAATGTCCATGTAATTCCTCCGTCAGTGGACAAAGGTTTCTTAACACTTGTCACTACAGGAATGAGTGATGAGCCTATGGATTATTCTAAGGAAGAAAATGTATTTAAATATGCAGAGTTGTTATTAAAATTACCTCCTGACTGGAAGATTGACAAAGATTATATAGGGAATCAAGAGTATTATTGGCCTCTTAGTTGGTTAAAGAAAGTGGCCCATATTCCGCATGTTTATGAAGGTTGGCTTGAAGAAGAGGTTATTCTGCCAAATGGAGAGCCTCCACAACCATTTGCATCAAATACGAAATTGTCATGTATAATGATATGTCGCCCTTCAGAAAGTGGATTGGATAGTGTACATACTGCACAAGGAAAGGTGCATGTTTACACACTTGTTCCTATTTATGAAGAAGAAAGAGATTTAGCTTTAGAGAAAGGCCATGAATATTTACTGAAAAAAATGCATGAGAAAGGTATTTCTGATGTATTAGACATAAATAGGGTGAATGTTGGTAGAGAATAG
- a CDS encoding SUKH-4 family immunity protein codes for MLLPGEFKRRWDANKSGPLIKFNNKSLRNTNFSDELKQFLCRGGLPKSPPPYLELRGVLKPITTVFNMPKEFQQYWFLGSTGSGNPICITEEQENVVFLDSSDHYKEVLINRSLSQFAECLLVYSEMIDKAIDANGEDAFVDNDIPDSVIKWLKKELERIDVKCMEEGCFWFDEIKDLFE; via the coding sequence ATGCTACTGCCGGGGGAATTTAAAAGGCGTTGGGATGCTAACAAAAGTGGCCCTCTTATTAAATTTAATAATAAAAGTTTAAGGAACACGAATTTTTCAGACGAGTTAAAACAGTTTTTATGTAGAGGAGGATTACCTAAATCTCCCCCACCATATTTAGAGTTGAGAGGGGTACTAAAGCCTATTACAACAGTATTTAATATGCCAAAAGAGTTTCAGCAGTATTGGTTTCTGGGGTCAACTGGTTCAGGGAATCCGATATGTATAACTGAGGAACAAGAAAATGTGGTATTCCTTGATAGTAGTGATCATTATAAAGAGGTGTTAATAAATCGTTCTCTATCTCAATTTGCGGAATGTTTATTAGTTTATTCAGAAATGATTGATAAGGCGATAGATGCAAACGGTGAGGATGCTTTTGTTGATAATGATATACCAGATTCGGTGATTAAGTGGTTGAAAAAAGAATTAGAAAGAATTGATGTTAAGTGTATGGAAGAAGGATGTTTTTGGTTTGATGAGATTAAGGATTTGTTTGAATAG
- a CDS encoding immunity protein YezG family protein produces the protein MKEFEDKFSELQGDMISICMEFVEDRADKVYVYVSCEKGVISSSFFYSINNTYVEAHKVNDALKDGDQTIDVSPKRGFMVLDIINSNIRKIRELCKEYERDMPTEMKMIYDVKSGGVQAEYNYDLVHTIDDVKTSSAFADEWFEEIKNNNL, from the coding sequence ATGAAAGAATTTGAAGATAAATTTAGTGAATTACAAGGGGATATGATCTCTATATGCATGGAATTCGTTGAAGATCGAGCGGATAAAGTATATGTGTATGTTTCATGTGAAAAAGGTGTGATATCAAGCAGTTTTTTTTATTCCATTAACAATACATATGTAGAAGCTCATAAAGTGAATGATGCACTGAAGGACGGGGATCAAACTATTGATGTATCTCCAAAACGAGGGTTTATGGTATTAGATATTATCAACAGTAATATTAGAAAAATTAGAGAATTATGCAAAGAATATGAAAGAGACATGCCAACGGAGATGAAAATGATATACGATGTTAAGAGTGGAGGGGTTCAAGCCGAGTACAACTATGATTTAGTTCATACTATTGATGATGTAAAAACATCTAGCGCTTTTGCCGATGAATGGTTTGAAGAGATAAAAAATAATAATCTTTAA
- a CDS encoding SMI1/KNR4 family protein has product MNGVKWKYLERPVNEQEIRKVEKELNVIFPADYKQCVQINHGASPEHFVLDVEGTERAFGSLLMINTPESASDIVRTYESYKDTLPKDIIPFADDPGGNLICFDYKERKGNPIIVFWEHEEACEKEILMEEENLTEEEAEQVARENVFYVADTFAELLQKLRKYEGN; this is encoded by the coding sequence ATGAATGGAGTAAAGTGGAAGTACCTTGAAAGACCAGTTAATGAGCAAGAGATAAGAAAAGTTGAAAAGGAATTGAACGTAATCTTTCCCGCTGATTATAAACAGTGTGTCCAAATCAACCACGGGGCATCACCAGAACACTTTGTATTAGATGTAGAAGGAACAGAGCGAGCATTTGGTAGTTTACTTATGATTAACACACCTGAAAGTGCAAGTGATATAGTAAGAACTTATGAAAGCTATAAGGATACTCTTCCAAAAGATATTATTCCATTTGCTGATGATCCAGGAGGGAATCTTATCTGTTTTGACTATAAAGAACGCAAGGGGAATCCTATTATAGTATTTTGGGAACATGAAGAAGCATGCGAGAAAGAAATATTAATGGAAGAAGAGAACTTAACAGAAGAAGAAGCAGAACAAGTAGCAAGAGAGAACGTTTTTTATGTGGCAGATACGTTTGCTGAGCTTCTTCAAAAATTACGTAAGTATGAGGGGAACTGA
- a CDS encoding SMI1/KNR4 family protein: MKFKIAHSFPATNEQDIQAFEKGYNLSLPLEYKTFLLQHNGGQPEHNKIKMYDAKYDASLGTIVKSFLSLYKEAEDNLEAMYVKYAKGKIIPSKFLPIAIAPRKNLLCLSLRKKDYGVVYYFEIDDFDKENLKEEGRTLAATSFLKFLDALALEYDMIPNPAELVPLPPPQKKKELEKKDVTIGNIQWCDVEEITEEEIHKVEENLDVIFPTDYKEYVKKCNGGFPNRDEFYFDDGCCSVSLRNLISLHHDMLATYEDVKSYIPEKVIPFMETRSGDFFCLDFRESLTSPPIVYMDHEEEGDESISALCDTFTELITGLEFEKD, translated from the coding sequence GTGAAATTTAAAATAGCTCACTCCTTTCCAGCTACAAATGAACAAGACATTCAAGCTTTTGAAAAAGGGTATAACTTGTCTCTACCACTCGAGTATAAAACGTTCCTTCTCCAACATAACGGAGGACAGCCAGAGCATAATAAAATAAAGATGTACGATGCAAAGTATGATGCTTCACTTGGAACGATTGTAAAATCCTTTCTGTCATTATATAAGGAAGCGGAAGATAACTTAGAGGCAATGTATGTGAAATATGCTAAAGGAAAGATTATTCCATCTAAGTTTCTTCCTATTGCTATTGCTCCAAGAAAAAATCTTCTTTGTTTATCATTACGCAAAAAGGATTATGGTGTCGTATATTATTTTGAAATTGATGACTTTGATAAAGAGAATTTAAAAGAGGAAGGAAGAACATTAGCAGCCACTTCATTCTTAAAATTTTTAGATGCACTTGCTCTTGAATATGATATGATACCAAATCCAGCAGAACTTGTTCCGCTTCCACCGCCCCAAAAGAAAAAGGAGCTGGAGAAAAAAGATGTAACAATCGGGAACATCCAGTGGTGTGATGTGGAAGAGATTACAGAAGAAGAAATTCATAAAGTAGAAGAGAATCTCGACGTCATCTTCCCAACGGATTATAAGGAATATGTAAAGAAGTGCAACGGAGGTTTTCCGAACAGAGATGAGTTTTATTTTGATGATGGCTGTTGCAGTGTGTCTCTTCGAAATTTAATTAGTCTTCATCATGATATGCTTGCTACGTATGAAGACGTTAAATCCTATATTCCAGAGAAAGTGATTCCTTTTATGGAAACGAGAAGCGGTGATTTTTTTTGCTTGGACTTCCGGGAAAGTTTAACGTCTCCTCCTATCGTCTATATGGATCATGAAGAAGAAGGAGACGAGTCCATATCAGCGCTTTGTGACACATTTACAGAGTTGATTACAGGATTAGAATTTGAAAAAGATTAG
- a CDS encoding WD40/YVTN/BNR-like repeat-containing protein yields the protein MIKSKKWLIAITTFIFLLVIGLFLFLKWSEPAFNKELPMSISIDHESKDLGAEDAAYMFLSDLLDPYKEPEAPSWKKLDDVRFDEFQLLAGDNEEAAVAVTFWVKPKNKTWSIFHNWGSMEKDGTIRDIHWTMRLKKRGDNTYELTKIEETSGAVTGLPAVENQYQKEAGIKVVNSDMNYTLDHNKLQVTYNGGESWVKVPLGVDQLFQGDYSGSKDTLIEGSFVISPEKTAFVFVEGGMEAERVSILYSNNKGKTWKTSRISEEFASVRLRTIGFTSKKDGYLILTYDRTMGFEAHTVFKTNDGGATWKKAGSVPDVSNHVTDGIFINDKLGFLSFGTKNELNKEGSPYLFRTEDGGTTWNEVEVPMPPEYQGIFVVAEPPTFDGSQGTLLINQGPSGDYQGGNVLARFISIDKGKTWSFANLVDPDQVLEGEKSRLSSEEK from the coding sequence ATGATAAAAAGCAAAAAGTGGCTCATAGCCATTACAACATTTATCTTTCTTCTAGTAATAGGACTCTTTCTTTTCTTAAAGTGGTCTGAACCAGCCTTTAATAAAGAACTTCCAATGTCAATTTCGATTGATCATGAAAGTAAAGACTTAGGCGCAGAAGATGCTGCCTACATGTTCCTGTCAGATCTTCTGGATCCTTACAAAGAACCTGAAGCTCCTTCATGGAAAAAGCTTGATGATGTACGTTTTGATGAATTTCAACTGCTTGCAGGTGACAATGAGGAGGCAGCCGTAGCGGTCACATTTTGGGTTAAACCAAAAAATAAAACATGGAGTATTTTTCATAATTGGGGCAGCATGGAGAAGGATGGAACGATTCGGGATATTCACTGGACGATGAGACTTAAGAAAAGGGGAGACAACACATACGAGCTTACAAAAATCGAAGAAACATCAGGCGCTGTAACAGGGCTTCCGGCGGTCGAAAACCAGTATCAAAAGGAAGCCGGTATAAAGGTAGTAAACAGTGATATGAACTACACGCTGGATCATAACAAATTACAAGTTACCTATAATGGTGGGGAAAGTTGGGTGAAGGTTCCGCTTGGGGTTGATCAATTATTTCAAGGGGACTATAGTGGTTCAAAGGATACATTGATTGAAGGAAGTTTTGTTATTTCACCAGAGAAAACAGCCTTTGTTTTTGTAGAAGGCGGTATGGAAGCTGAACGGGTAAGCATTCTCTACTCTAATAATAAAGGAAAGACGTGGAAGACGAGCCGAATTTCAGAAGAGTTTGCGTCTGTACGACTTAGAACAATTGGCTTTACGTCTAAAAAGGATGGCTATCTGATTCTTACATATGACAGAACAATGGGATTTGAAGCACATACGGTTTTTAAGACAAATGATGGTGGAGCAACTTGGAAAAAAGCTGGCTCTGTTCCTGACGTCAGCAATCATGTAACAGATGGAATATTTATTAATGACAAGCTAGGATTCCTTTCATTTGGTACAAAAAATGAATTAAACAAAGAGGGAAGTCCTTATTTATTTCGAACAGAGGACGGCGGGACAACATGGAATGAAGTTGAAGTGCCAATGCCTCCTGAGTATCAAGGAATCTTTGTTGTTGCTGAGCCACCAACTTTTGATGGGTCACAAGGAACGTTGCTTATCAATCAGGGACCGAGTGGGGATTATCAAGGAGGAAACGTTCTAGCGAGGTTTATTTCAATCGACAAAGGGAAGACATGGAGCTTTGCTAATCTAGTGGATCCTGATCAAGTCCTTGAGGGTGAAAAATCAAGATTATCATCAGAAGAGAAATAG
- a CDS encoding SulP family inorganic anion transporter: protein MNLKAFRGYSLHNLRKDVLSGIVVGIIAIPLGLGFAIASGTDPATGLYTTIVAGILIALLGGCRFQIGGPTGAFVPVLLGIVLQFGFENLLIAGFMSGVLLIIFALCKVGSLIQYFPKATIIGFQSGIAVIIFAGQIPNFLGLHDIEKSEYFHLNMKEIAGNLQFLSSYSILTALICLGIVLTIPRLFPKIGKLSYLLAIIISSVVSSLFFSGKVETIGSIYGKIPSQIPMPQLPEITVEKVMMLLPSSFIIAILVGLQSLLTARVADEMTGVKHDSRKELIGQGVVNMVAPIFQGIPAAGEIARTVTNIKNGASSPIAGATHAVFVLIVVVLLAPYASFVSLASLAPVLMVVAWSISKKEQFAEIVKEKSSHSLVLIVTFLLTVFTNLTIGIGTGLGLSLLFYLISKVKAYQKQVNNAL from the coding sequence ATGAATTTAAAAGCATTCAGAGGATATTCCTTACACAATTTACGAAAAGACGTGCTATCAGGAATTGTTGTTGGTATTATTGCAATCCCTTTAGGATTAGGATTTGCGATTGCATCTGGTACAGATCCAGCTACAGGCCTTTACACAACGATTGTAGCAGGCATACTGATTGCTCTTTTAGGAGGATGTAGATTTCAAATTGGAGGGCCCACTGGTGCTTTTGTTCCAGTTTTATTAGGAATTGTGTTGCAATTTGGGTTTGAGAATTTACTGATTGCAGGGTTTATGTCAGGGGTCTTGCTCATCATCTTTGCGCTATGTAAAGTTGGCAGTTTAATTCAATATTTCCCGAAAGCCACCATCATTGGGTTTCAATCAGGAATTGCGGTCATTATCTTTGCAGGCCAAATTCCAAACTTTCTAGGGTTACACGATATTGAGAAATCTGAGTATTTTCATTTAAATATGAAGGAAATAGCAGGGAACCTCCAGTTTTTAAGTTCTTACAGCATTTTAACAGCGCTCATTTGCTTAGGGATTGTGTTAACAATACCACGCTTGTTCCCTAAGATTGGGAAGCTTTCGTATCTATTAGCGATCATTATCTCAAGCGTTGTTTCATCCCTCTTCTTTTCTGGAAAAGTTGAAACAATTGGTTCGATTTACGGGAAAATTCCGAGTCAGATTCCGATGCCACAGCTGCCTGAGATTACAGTTGAAAAAGTGATGATGCTTCTTCCATCTTCATTTATTATCGCCATTCTTGTTGGACTGCAGTCGTTATTAACGGCTCGCGTAGCAGATGAGATGACAGGAGTGAAGCATGATAGTCGAAAAGAGTTAATTGGTCAAGGCGTAGTAAACATGGTTGCGCCAATATTCCAAGGCATTCCAGCAGCAGGTGAGATTGCTCGAACTGTAACAAATATTAAAAATGGAGCGTCTTCCCCAATTGCAGGAGCAACACATGCAGTGTTTGTGTTAATCGTTGTTGTATTACTTGCTCCATATGCTTCATTTGTTTCTCTTGCTAGTTTGGCACCTGTTTTAATGGTTGTGGCATGGAGTATTAGTAAGAAAGAACAGTTTGCAGAGATTGTCAAAGAAAAATCAAGTCATTCCCTTGTGCTAATCGTAACGTTCCTTTTAACCGTGTTTACAAATTTAACAATCGGAATTGGAACAGGATTAGGATTATCACTCTTGTTTTATCTCATAAGCAAAGTAAAAGCGTATCAAAAACAAGTAAACAATGCCCTATAG
- a CDS encoding endonuclease I family protein — protein sequence MNRKMEDMDKNVEMNAFIAELKENQRKIEDKNEYYDEAKDREDIQSYYSGVDFEKTGSKELFTKLNDLVTRTHHTKLPYSTETRNYLYSWADLQENGKLKSIYSGQQQNPEEVIKEDYKAFLRREKAYNTLVTKDKRDEKTLEVMKESIEKENKYNCEHVVPQSWFDKGNPMRGDLHHLFACEPKCNSSRSNHPFYDFADYSPEASVKTIRETCGKYEENKFEPESGKGEAARATLYFLLRYPGEIRNYKGEDITMLVKWHRDDEVSLYEKHRNRAIWEKQGNRNPLIDFPQYVSKIDFALGLM from the coding sequence ATGAATAGGAAAATGGAAGATATGGATAAAAACGTAGAGATGAATGCTTTTATTGCCGAACTAAAAGAAAATCAAAGAAAAATAGAAGACAAGAACGAGTATTACGATGAAGCGAAAGACAGAGAGGACATTCAGAGCTATTATAGCGGAGTTGATTTTGAGAAAACGGGTAGTAAAGAGCTATTCACAAAGTTAAACGATCTTGTGACACGTACGCATCATACGAAGCTTCCATACAGCACAGAGACGAGAAATTATCTTTATTCATGGGCAGATCTTCAAGAAAACGGCAAGCTTAAAAGTATCTATTCCGGCCAACAGCAAAATCCAGAAGAAGTGATAAAAGAAGATTATAAAGCTTTCTTAAGAAGAGAAAAGGCATATAACACACTGGTAACAAAGGATAAAAGGGACGAAAAGACGCTTGAGGTGATGAAAGAGTCGATTGAAAAAGAGAACAAATATAATTGTGAGCATGTTGTGCCACAATCATGGTTTGATAAAGGAAATCCAATGAGAGGAGATTTGCATCACCTTTTTGCATGCGAGCCTAAGTGTAACTCCTCAAGATCGAACCATCCTTTTTACGATTTTGCTGACTATTCTCCAGAAGCCAGCGTGAAAACGATTAGAGAAACGTGCGGGAAGTATGAAGAAAACAAGTTTGAACCTGAGAGCGGCAAAGGAGAAGCTGCCCGAGCTACTCTTTATTTCTTACTGAGATATCCAGGAGAGATTCGTAACTACAAAGGAGAAGATATTACGATGCTCGTAAAATGGCATAGAGATGATGAAGTCTCTCTTTACGAAAAACACCGCAATCGAGCAATTTGGGAGAAACAAGGAAACCGCAATCCTTTAATTGATTTTCCGCAATATGTGAGTAAGATCGATTTTGCATTGGGCTTGATGTAG